A section of the Streptomyces sp. CG1 genome encodes:
- a CDS encoding secondary thiamine-phosphate synthase enzyme YjbQ, whose product MPDAFTTRTLHVSTGSRERVVDLTTDCEDFLREAAAGRDGLLNIFVPHATAGIAVIETGAGSDDDLLTALHTLLPADDRWQHRHGSPGHGRDHVLPAVVPPHATLPVIAGRLELGTWQSVCLVDTNVDNVNRQVRLSFMG is encoded by the coding sequence ATGCCAGATGCCTTCACCACCCGCACGCTGCACGTCTCCACCGGCTCCCGGGAACGCGTCGTCGACCTCACCACCGACTGCGAGGACTTCCTGCGCGAGGCGGCGGCCGGCCGCGACGGCCTGCTCAACATCTTCGTCCCGCACGCCACCGCGGGAATCGCCGTGATCGAGACGGGCGCCGGCAGCGACGACGACCTCCTCACCGCCCTGCACACCCTGCTCCCCGCCGACGACCGCTGGCAGCACCGCCACGGCAGCCCCGGCCACGGCCGCGACCACGTCCTCCCGGCCGTCGTCCCGCCCCACGCGACCCTCCCGGTCATCGCCGGCCGCCTGGAGCTGGGCACCTGGCAGTCGGTCTGCCTGGTCGACACCAACGTCGACAATGTCAACCGTCAGGTTCGCCTGAGCTTCATGGGCTGA
- a CDS encoding ABC transporter permease: MSVSHAPPSSPEPDISGISKPRDAIPQSADSHSLELQPVVPVSSRRLRTPRWLRRTAGPVLLLALWQVSSATGVLTADVLASPGRISQVGWDLVSDGSLPSAMGTSLRRVAFGLLFGTLIGTGLALLSGLFRRGEDLVDAPVQMLRTVPFVGLIPLFIIWFGIGEAPKIAIITLGVTFPLYLNVYAGIRGVDSQLIEAGESLGLSRWGLVRHVVLPGALPGALTGLRYSLGIAWLALVFAEQVNADAGIGFLMVQARDFLQTDVIVVCLIVYAFLGLLADFIVRSLERLLLQWRPTFTGR; the protein is encoded by the coding sequence ATGAGCGTCAGCCATGCCCCACCCAGCTCTCCCGAACCCGATATTTCCGGTATATCCAAGCCCAGGGACGCCATCCCTCAGTCCGCCGACTCCCACTCCCTCGAACTCCAGCCCGTCGTCCCCGTCTCCTCGCGCCGGCTCCGCACCCCTCGCTGGCTGCGCCGTACCGCGGGCCCGGTTCTGCTGCTCGCACTCTGGCAAGTCTCCAGCGCCACTGGCGTGTTGACGGCCGACGTACTCGCCTCGCCCGGCCGGATCTCCCAGGTCGGCTGGGATCTGGTGAGTGACGGTTCGCTGCCGTCGGCCATGGGGACCTCGCTCCGGCGCGTCGCGTTCGGCCTGCTGTTCGGGACCTTGATCGGCACCGGACTCGCCCTGCTCTCGGGCCTGTTCCGGCGCGGCGAGGACCTGGTCGACGCGCCGGTGCAGATGCTGCGGACGGTGCCGTTCGTCGGTCTCATCCCGCTGTTCATCATCTGGTTCGGCATCGGCGAGGCTCCGAAGATCGCCATCATCACGCTCGGCGTGACCTTCCCGCTCTATCTCAACGTGTACGCCGGGATCCGCGGGGTGGATTCCCAACTCATCGAAGCAGGTGAGTCGCTGGGGCTCTCCCGGTGGGGTCTGGTGCGGCACGTCGTACTGCCGGGCGCGCTGCCCGGCGCGCTCACCGGGCTGCGCTACTCGCTCGGCATCGCCTGGCTCGCGCTGGTCTTCGCCGAGCAGGTCAACGCCGACGCCGGCATCGGCTTTCTGATGGTTCAGGCACGGGACTTCCTGCAGACCGACGTGATCGTGGTCTGCCTGATCGTCTACGCCTTCCTCGGCCTGCTCGCCGACTTCATCGTCCGCTCCCTCGAAAGGCTGCTGCTGCAATGGCGACCGACGTTCACCGGCCGGTGA
- a CDS encoding ABC transporter substrate-binding protein, giving the protein MRRRLVPAALLLPFALLLTACGGSSSAGTGTDTDGKGSVTLNVGDQKGGSEGILLAAGELKNLHYKIKWSTFTSGPPLLEAVNAGAVDIGGVGNTPPVFAAGAGSKISVVAAWHGTSKGDAILVPNHSKLTDPSRLKGKSIAVAQGSSAHYQLIASLKAAGLSLSDVHVKYLQPADALAAFTSGKVDAWAVWDPYTSQILQAEQGRVLTTGDGITNGLTFQVAAPAALKDPKKTAVIKDYLARLRRAQVWVYSHQQEWAKVWAKDTGLPYDVALASVKRTNATRVAVAVDKPLVASEQQIADAFTKLKLIPNKVDFGAFVDTRFNGDLPPSTTPAKS; this is encoded by the coding sequence ATGCGCCGACGTCTCGTCCCCGCCGCGCTGCTGCTCCCCTTCGCCCTCCTGCTCACCGCGTGCGGTGGAAGCTCGTCCGCCGGTACGGGCACCGACACCGACGGCAAGGGCTCCGTCACGCTGAACGTCGGTGACCAGAAAGGCGGTTCGGAGGGCATTCTGCTTGCCGCCGGCGAGCTGAAGAACCTGCATTACAAGATCAAGTGGTCGACCTTCACCTCCGGCCCGCCCCTGCTGGAGGCCGTCAACGCGGGGGCCGTCGACATCGGCGGCGTGGGCAACACCCCGCCCGTCTTCGCGGCCGGCGCCGGCTCGAAGATCTCCGTCGTGGCCGCCTGGCACGGCACCTCCAAGGGCGACGCGATCCTCGTGCCGAACCACTCCAAGCTGACCGACCCGAGCCGGCTCAAGGGGAAGTCCATCGCCGTGGCGCAGGGTTCGTCGGCGCACTACCAGCTGATCGCCTCGCTCAAGGCGGCCGGGCTGAGCCTGTCCGACGTCCACGTCAAGTACCTCCAGCCGGCCGACGCCCTCGCCGCGTTCACCTCCGGCAAGGTCGATGCGTGGGCGGTCTGGGACCCGTACACCTCCCAGATCCTCCAGGCCGAGCAGGGTCGCGTGCTGACCACGGGCGACGGCATCACCAATGGGCTCACCTTCCAGGTGGCCGCGCCCGCCGCGCTGAAGGACCCGAAGAAGACCGCCGTCATCAAGGACTATCTGGCCCGGCTGCGACGGGCGCAGGTCTGGGTCTACAGCCATCAGCAGGAGTGGGCGAAGGTGTGGGCCAAGGACACCGGGCTGCCGTACGACGTGGCGCTGGCCTCGGTGAAGCGGACCAACGCCACCCGTGTCGCGGTCGCTGTCGACAAGCCGCTCGTCGCCTCCGAGCAGCAGATCGCCGACGCCTTCACCAAGTTGAAGCTCATCCCGAACAAGGTGGACTTCGGCGCCTTCGTGGACACGCGGTTCAACGGCGACCTGCCGCCGTCGACGACTCCGGCCAAGAGCTGA
- a CDS encoding putative leader peptide, which produces MLRSALLTTRGHIDLLRVASAACRRGR; this is translated from the coding sequence ATGTTGCGTTCAGCTCTGCTCACCACGCGCGGTCACATCGACCTGCTGCGGGTGGCCTCCGCCGCGTGTCGCCGCGGCCGCTGA
- a CDS encoding ABC transporter ATP-binding protein, whose amino-acid sequence MATDVHRPVTGQAVHVEGLTRSFDGRAVIDDLQLDIAPGEFVALLGRSGCGKSTLLRILAGLDRDIRGTALVPRRRAVAFQAPRLMPWKKVWRNVLLGLPGKPERAVAERALDEVGLGHRTGAWPKTLSGGEAQRASLARALVREPDLLLLDEPFGALDALTRIKAQQLVGELWQRRGCAVLLVTHDVEEAVLLADRVLVMDGGRIAHEQPIGLDRPREITDPRFAALRAGLLERLGVGTAAAAT is encoded by the coding sequence ATGGCGACCGACGTTCACCGGCCGGTGACCGGGCAGGCGGTCCACGTCGAGGGACTGACCCGGTCCTTCGACGGCCGTGCCGTCATCGACGACCTCCAACTCGACATCGCTCCTGGCGAGTTCGTCGCGCTGCTCGGCCGCAGCGGCTGCGGCAAGTCGACGCTCCTGCGCATCCTCGCCGGGCTGGATCGCGACATCCGGGGCACCGCCCTCGTACCGCGCCGCCGGGCCGTCGCCTTCCAGGCGCCCCGGCTGATGCCATGGAAGAAGGTGTGGCGCAACGTCCTGCTCGGGCTTCCCGGCAAGCCCGAACGCGCCGTCGCCGAGCGGGCGTTGGACGAGGTGGGCCTCGGCCACCGGACCGGTGCCTGGCCGAAGACCCTCTCCGGCGGCGAGGCCCAGCGCGCCTCACTCGCCCGCGCCCTGGTACGCGAGCCCGATCTGCTGCTGCTCGACGAGCCGTTCGGCGCCCTCGACGCGCTGACCCGGATCAAGGCCCAGCAGCTGGTCGGCGAGTTGTGGCAGCGCCGGGGCTGCGCCGTGCTGCTGGTCACGCACGACGTCGAGGAGGCTGTGCTGCTCGCCGACCGCGTCCTGGTGATGGACGGCGGCCGGATCGCCCACGAGCAGCCCATCGGCCTCGACCGGCCGCGCGAGATCACCGACCCGCGCTTCGCCGCCCTGCGTGCGGGTCTGCTGGAACGGCTCGGCGTCGGCACCGCCGCCGCAGCCACCTGA
- a CDS encoding NAD(P)-binding domain-containing protein: MNESREVEVLVVGAGQAGLSSAYHLQRSGFAPDRDFVVLDHSPAPGGAWQFRWPSLTYGKVHGMYALPGMELTDADPGRPSAEVIGEYFDRYERAFGLRVRRPVDVRAVHEGDGGRLLVETPDGTWSTRALINATGTWDRPFWPRYPGQETFRGRQLHTAQYSGPEEFAGQRVVVVGGGASGTQHLLELAPYAAATTWVTRRPPVFREGPFGQEAGRAAVALVEERVRQGLPPRSVVSVTGLPLNDAVRQGLADGVLEAQPMFDRITPDGVAWDDGRQVTADVILWATGFRAALDHLRPLRLREPGGGIRVEGTRAVADPRVHLVGYGPSASTIGANRAGRAAVRDIRRLLAEEQPVAA, from the coding sequence GTGAACGAATCGCGTGAGGTCGAGGTTCTCGTCGTCGGCGCTGGTCAAGCGGGGCTGTCCAGCGCCTATCACCTGCAACGCAGCGGATTCGCGCCGGACCGCGACTTCGTGGTCCTCGACCACTCCCCCGCGCCCGGTGGCGCCTGGCAGTTCCGGTGGCCCTCGCTGACGTACGGCAAGGTGCACGGGATGTACGCGCTGCCCGGCATGGAACTGACGGACGCCGATCCTGGGCGGCCCTCGGCGGAGGTGATCGGCGAATACTTCGACCGGTACGAGCGCGCCTTCGGCCTGCGGGTACGGCGGCCGGTCGACGTGCGGGCCGTACACGAGGGGGACGGCGGGCGGTTGCTCGTGGAGACGCCGGACGGCACCTGGTCGACTCGGGCGCTGATCAACGCGACCGGCACCTGGGACCGACCGTTCTGGCCGCGCTATCCCGGTCAGGAGACCTTTCGCGGGCGGCAGCTGCACACCGCGCAGTACTCCGGGCCCGAGGAGTTCGCCGGGCAGCGGGTGGTGGTCGTGGGCGGCGGTGCCTCGGGTACCCAGCATCTGCTGGAGCTGGCCCCCTATGCGGCAGCGACCACCTGGGTCACCCGGCGGCCCCCGGTGTTCCGCGAGGGTCCGTTCGGCCAGGAGGCGGGCCGCGCCGCCGTCGCGCTGGTGGAGGAACGGGTGCGTCAGGGGCTGCCACCGCGCAGCGTGGTCTCGGTCACCGGGCTGCCCCTCAACGACGCCGTCCGGCAGGGGCTCGCGGACGGGGTCCTGGAAGCGCAGCCGATGTTCGACCGGATCACTCCGGACGGCGTGGCGTGGGACGACGGACGGCAGGTCACCGCTGACGTCATCCTCTGGGCGACCGGGTTCCGGGCCGCGCTGGACCATCTCCGTCCGCTGCGGCTGCGCGAGCCGGGCGGCGGGATCCGGGTCGAAGGCACCAGGGCGGTGGCCGATCCACGCGTCCACCTCGTCGGCTACGGTCCCTCGGCCAGCACCATCGGCGCCAACCGGGCCGGCCGGGCGGCCGTCCGGGACATCAGGCGGTTGCTGGCCGAGGAACAGCCGGTCGCCGCGTGA
- a CDS encoding amidase — MEWNFQTAEQLAAALRAGEVTSAELTDEAIARIERDDKAINAICVPDFDRARAAARDADQARARGEDRPLLGIPVTVKESYNMAGLPTTWGMPQHRDYVPAEDAVQVSRLKAAGAVVLGKTNVPLGLQDIQSFNEIYGTTNNPWDHDRTSGGSSGGSAAALASGFCALSIGSDLAGSLRTPAHFCGIYAHKPTVGLAATRGMVAPPAPPLPVDLDLAVVGPMARTARDLTLLLDVMAGPDPLTLGKAHDLTLPPARHERLGDFRVLVLDEHPLIPTGSAVRAGVNRVADALADGGARVERHTPLLPDLTEAATLYAQLLFSSQVARFPVEAYEQLRTRAAGLSADDQSLDATRLRAMVFSHRDWIEANSRRELHRHGWRQLFAEFDAVVSPITPTPAFPHDHNPNPLERRIDIDGVEYPYFDQLVWAGLATMPGLPATAVPAGRSPEGLPVGVQLIGPMFEDRTPLRLAELLEQKIGGFQARK; from the coding sequence ATGGAGTGGAATTTTCAGACGGCCGAACAACTCGCGGCTGCCTTGCGCGCCGGTGAAGTGACCTCGGCGGAACTGACCGACGAGGCGATCGCCCGTATCGAGCGGGACGACAAGGCGATCAACGCGATCTGCGTGCCGGACTTCGACCGTGCGCGGGCCGCCGCGCGCGATGCCGACCAGGCGCGCGCCCGCGGTGAGGACCGGCCGCTGCTCGGCATTCCGGTGACGGTCAAAGAGTCCTACAACATGGCTGGGCTGCCCACGACCTGGGGCATGCCGCAACACCGGGACTATGTGCCGGCCGAGGACGCGGTACAGGTGTCGCGGCTCAAGGCCGCGGGCGCGGTGGTGCTGGGTAAGACCAATGTGCCCTTGGGGCTGCAAGATATCCAGAGCTTCAACGAGATCTACGGCACCACTAACAATCCGTGGGATCACGATCGCACGTCGGGCGGATCCTCCGGCGGATCAGCGGCGGCCCTGGCGTCCGGATTCTGCGCGCTGTCCATCGGCTCCGACCTCGCCGGTTCGCTGCGCACCCCCGCGCATTTCTGCGGCATCTATGCGCACAAGCCGACGGTCGGACTGGCGGCAACCCGCGGCATGGTCGCGCCGCCGGCACCGCCATTGCCGGTCGACCTCGACCTCGCCGTCGTCGGACCGATGGCACGCACTGCCCGCGACCTCACGCTCCTGCTCGACGTCATGGCCGGACCGGACCCGCTGACGCTCGGCAAGGCGCACGACCTGACGCTGCCGCCCGCGCGCCACGAGCGGCTCGGCGACTTCCGGGTCTTGGTCCTCGACGAGCATCCACTCATTCCCACCGGGTCCGCTGTGCGGGCGGGCGTGAACCGGGTGGCCGACGCGCTTGCCGACGGCGGCGCCCGCGTCGAACGGCACACTCCGCTGCTGCCCGATCTGACCGAAGCCGCGACGCTCTACGCGCAGTTGCTGTTTTCGAGCCAGGTTGCGCGCTTTCCCGTCGAGGCGTACGAGCAGCTGCGGACCCGCGCCGCCGGACTGAGCGCAGACGACCAGAGTCTCGATGCGACGCGGCTGCGCGCCATGGTGTTCAGCCACCGCGACTGGATCGAGGCGAACAGCCGTCGCGAGCTCCACCGCCACGGCTGGCGGCAGCTCTTCGCCGAGTTCGACGCCGTGGTGTCTCCCATCACGCCCACTCCCGCGTTCCCGCACGACCACAACCCCAATCCGCTGGAACGCCGGATCGACATCGACGGTGTCGAGTACCCGTACTTCGACCAGCTCGTGTGGGCAGGTCTGGCCACCATGCCCGGCCTACCCGCCACCGCCGTACCAGCGGGCCGGTCCCCCGAGGGGCTGCCGGTGGGAGTACAGCTCATCGGTCCGATGTTCGAGGACCGCACCCCGCTGCGGCTGGCCGAACTGCTCGAGCAGAAGATCGGCGGCTTCCAGGCACGGAAGTAG